gaggtatacaccaTCTCCAGCACGTGAGATccaaaaataagtaacaacaGCCTCTACTTCAACCcatttagtaaaataataaataaccatTAGGACAAACTGTCTTTTACTCGTGGCCTTAGGGAATAGACCTAAGATATCCATCCCCTATTATGCAAAAGACCAGGGGGAGGTTATGATGGTCATTTCTGTAGATGGTTGATAGGAGACTAAGGTAAACATCTAACATTGATCACATTTCTTCACTAAGTCCGTGGCATCTTGGAGTATATTTAGCTAATAAAAACCTACTCGTTTGGCTTGAGTAGCGAGGGATCTAGAACCTGTATGTAGGCAATATATACctttatgtatttatttcaaaacataggtGCTTTCTTTTAGAAATAAGCACTTTAGTAGTGGAGTTAAGATAGATCATCGATACAAGACGTTATCAATTATACAATACCTCATTGCTTGCCAAGTTAAATGAATGATTTCATTTATGTTTGAGGGTAACTCCTCATTAAGCAAATAATGCATAATTAGGGTTCTCCAATCTTCCTTAATGCTAATGAGAAGAGCTACTAACTCTTTTTCACCTATACTTGGTTTCTTCAAAACTTCCACCTAGACATTTGTATTCAAAACTTCAACCTAGAAATTTGTAGGGAGGTCGATAGGATTTGAACTAGTCAACTTTGACAAGAGGTCTTCGCAATGATTGTCTTCCATTGGAATGTAagtaattgaaatatttttatctttaacttTGAAATATGGTTAAACTTTATAAAGATACTATTGTATGGTTGGCTCTCTAGCTTCATACCCTCTTTGGCATTGGCCAACCACCAATTGTGAGTCATTATTCATAGTTGGGAACTCAAAACAGACTCCATATTCAATTACTTGTTCTTCAAGACTGACAAGCATAATTTTGGCTCCACTttcattgatattaaaaaggcCATCAGCATACACTTTTCAAGTAGGGATTATCAGAGGGTGTTCTACTAGGGCTTCTAATTTAGCAGAAGAAGTTGTTGTTAAAGGTGAGGATTCAAATGTCTCAATAAGACTTTTAAAAGAACATTCAACAATAAAGTTTATCAAGGCTTGATCCTTTATAACTTGTCGGGGTTTGTACTGAAAGCCAAACTCTTCTAATTCAATAAACCATTTAATTAGGTGCCTAGACATCTCTAACATATGGAGCATATGACGCAGAGGTTGATCTGTTAAAACTATGACTTAGTGAGCTTGTAAGTATAGTTTTAACTTTCAAGAGGTGCTTACCAGAGCAAGGGCCACTTTATCCACTTTTAGATATCTTGTTTTAGCATTATAAAGAGTGAGGCTAGAGTAGTAAACTAGATGTTATGTTCCTTCATCCCTTTTTACCAAAACAAAGCTTACAACTGTATTTGCCACCCCTGGGTAAAGAAAGAGGTTTTCATTCTTCTTTGGTTGGGAAAAGATCTTGAGAGAGGAAAGATAAATTTTGAGCTCCTTAAAATCTTTATGTTAATATGAAGTCCACTTAAAATTAGTTATGTTTCTCAATGTCTTGAAGAATAATAGGGTATGCTCCCCTAAACAAGTAATGAATCGATTAAGAGTAACCAATTTCCCTGTAAGATGTTGAACTTCCTTCTTAGATCGATGAGTCATGCTTAATATGGCTTGAATCTTTTTTGGATTAGGCACAATTCCCTTGTTGCTTAATAGAAAACCCATAAATGTTTCTCCTTTGATGGCAAAGACACATTTGGAAGGACCAAGTTTCATCTGGTGATGACTCAACATAAAAAAGACCTTTTCTAGGTCCTCTTCACTAACGTGTGATCAATATATCCCTCCATAATCCCCCCAAGTtgattcttaaatattttattcaccATCTGTTGGTAAGTAGCTCCAgcattttttaacccaaaaggCATAACTCTATAACAAAATGCCCTACTTCTGTAATATAGCTAGCATTCAGGAGCTTATCCACCTCTTGTGTTATTTCTTTATGTCTTTCAACCctaaaattcctttttttttcctggcaaACTAGATGAATAGTTGGATCCACTTTCAACTGATGAGTTACAATTTAAGGACTGATTCCCAGCACATTAGAAATGCCTATTGCAAAATTGAACTTCGGATATGAAAGAGCTCTATCAATGATTGTTATTATATTGGTGTTAGGGTAAAACCCACTTTTGTTGTCGGTTGCTTATTTTCTCCTAGTGAGGCATCCCTCAATTCTTCTATAGCCTCAATTCTAACGTCCACTCTTTCCTTTAAGGACCATTGCTGGTCCAATACCAGGGGTTATTTTTTCCATTCAGACAAGTAGAGGAGAATTTTCTCGAGGTCTATCCAAGATGAAAAATATCTATTAGACATtattaatgagaaacaaatattCCTTACATGTCATTAATAAGATGAGAAATATGGTAAGCCCTTTAAGAGATCTTTTATACATCTATAAATATAGGGAGATGATTATTCCTAATATAAATAGTTTATGTAAATAATCTGAAGATAGAATCTTATGGTTTTAACATGGATCTCTAAGTCCAACTAGGTCTGTTGTGTAGCCACACATAGAAAACATAGACCTGACAACTCATTAAACACCTGATGGCTGAACCCCAAGTATATTGAGCCTGCTTTCTTGTTGGAGCAATAGTGACTTGGGCTTAGCTAATGACTAAGAATCTAAACATATTAGATCTAACATCTTAtcaaacaaacaataatttGAACTTAACTCATGGCTAAACCCAAACATGTTAGGTTTAGTTTGGATTAACACTCAATTTATTGATATAGAGTCtaacacaaaaatattaaatagaaaatacataCTCATCACAATACAATATCACCATCTCATTGTTGATCTGCAATCCAATGATGAGAGTCCTGAGCTAAAGAAGTTGCTTGGGCTATGTGAAAGTAATCAACGTGAAAGGTGAAATGAGCTTTGAATACTCAAAGTGATGCCTCGAGGAATGTCGCAAATTTAAAGTAGATTCTAGTACCGTAGTAACTTTTTGTTACTTCTAGTTTAACACTGaggacaaatatatatattggtaaTTGCTTTTTAGCTTTATGCATATGAATTACAAGTGTGCTTGGCATGCCTACTTCAATATACAGAACGGCTTCAAGACGCCAAAAGCAATATTGGGTCTAACATCATGATGGAAATTATCACTGTTCTCCTCCTCTGCTTTCACAAGaagtgaagaaattaaaataaaaaagaaaacataaaagaaaatgatatttattggtATACATGTATACATGATTATGACCAGAAATGTAAACACTAAACgccattaaatattttttgcccTGGCGATAGGATATTCTTTGGATCATATTGCGCTTTCCTCTCTCGAAAGGTTGTCCATTTTGAGCCAAAATGCTTAATCCATTCTTCTATGGTTGTGTAATCAGCAAGATATTTCACAATCTTGATACCAGCTTCTtcacaaaatttaataactgCTTTATTTTGATCGTCGTAGACCTGCCAATTATCAATCCCACTTGTATGCAGAAACGATGCTGTATAAAAGATATCTTCATCTGGTATAACTGCAGACAACTCAGCATCCCATCTGAAATTTTAAGGAAAACTTCTATTATTGTTGAagtaatacacacacacacacacacacacacacacacacacacagggAACTTACTTGTGTCGGTTCAAAGGGTAAAAGAGGACAGGTCCTGTGGTGATGTTTCTTTTAAGAACAATATCTCTCAAGACACCTACATTGAAATCTGAAATTCGAGATTGGGGAATAAATAGATTTTGCCATGGATGTGTCTGTGATTCATTCTCAACATTTGGGACTCTCGTCAAAAATTCTTGATAGGAGACAAATTTTGCATCAATGAAACCAGGAACATGGGCAAAGTCTTTGAATACTTGTTGTAAATCCTATAAGAAAACAATGGCCAGATTCGTTATTAAACTAATGTATGTAAGAGAATCGATAGTGACTACTaacttattcatttttttttttgaaaagtatgtTCACAGCaagaaaatacatatttttaacttgaacTACATGATGTCAACTGTTCTAGTTTATATAATATTCGTTGCATAAAATAGAATATAGATTAGACTGAAAACTTGTCAGTTCGTTTTAAGAATATGTTGAGTTACATCAACATCTTTTGGAATATCATGACATTACAGACATCTTTCAAATGTGAAAAAGTTTTTGTCAAACTTTCGAGAGATCATGTAATTAaccttataaaatatatatactaaatagATAgtgatatataattattaatatgacGATGAACTTGATATTACCTGGTCTATTTCACTCTCTATATCTTCTATGAAGTGGTACTTGGTAAGCTCAAGACAGTAGAGGATACCATATGTTTTAACCAAGGACATAATTTGAGGGAGCTGAGTTGGATGAAAAAAGGAGGTTATCCACTCAGTTGGAGTGCCATTATCGAACATAAGTAAACCTTCCAAATAATTGGCTACATCTCTTTGGCCACCCCTAACTATTCTTTCTTGGTCTCTGATAAAATCAGAGAAATTACTGTAAAATGCTCGAGACCACCTAACCTGCAATTGAAAATCCCCATATGTCAGAACAATGTACATATTAACATTTTGTTAAAAAGGCTGTACAAATTGTTGGAGCTAATTAATAgtttattcatatatttaagaTTTGATCGAAATATTCAAATTGTTGGAAACTTTTTAAATTCAGCATGCctgtctctttctttctttgagtTTAGCACCATTATTACGCATATAACCAGATGTCAAAACATTCATTCatgcttaattgaagaaatgttAATGCGAGAGAGAGCGAAGCACAACTCCCTAGCTCTGTATAATTACTTTTGTTGGTGCCGGCCTTAAAGCAATCCTTGCTCTAGTTATAATCCCAAATTGGCCTAAACCTCCCAGAACAGAGTCAAATAGATCTGAATTATTTCTTTTAGAGCAGGTCACAAGCTCCCCTTTTCCtgaatcaagaaaaaacacaatGCTATCAAGTAAAcccacttttcttttcttcttttgaggCCTATTTCTTACTgaaaaaacaaagtgaaaatATACACAAGGGAAACATACCAGTTATAACATCTAGTTCATAAACATTGCTAATCTGAGGGCCATGCAGAAATGTTTGCCCACTGATTCCAGCATTAGAAAGCGTACCACCAACACTTAGGTACAAAAAGTCGGTCCACGACACCGGTGAAAGTCCTTGTGCTGCAGTGGTGTGTAACACGTCAATCCATAATTGCTCACCTCCAACATCAGCGAATAAATGGTTTTTAGAAACCCTAATTTTGATCCcagttttattttctctcaaaCTTTTCATATCCACTACTACCCCATCACGAGCCATGTCCTGTCCATCAACAGAATGGCCATTTCCCCTAACAGATATACCAAAAGGAATGGGACAATTGTATGAGGATTTTACTAGTCTTTGAATATCTTCAATGGACGATGGATAAAGAACAGCAGCTGGCTTGCTATGGACTATGTTACCGTAATCAGTAGATGCTGAATCTATGGCTGCTGGATCAACATGAAGCTTGGCTGCCAGTTCAGGTGGTAGTGGGCATGTCAAAGCATTTGATTTTCCCATGGTGCACACAAAATATGTTACTAGCAACACAACTATGAGATGGATTGGAGTTGAAGGACTTTTCgccataatttgttttttttggaagaaaatgaagaaaatgaaaggagGATAAGGCTCGAGGATGGTGGTGATTAGTGAAGACGAAAGGAGGGGTGTGCGTGTGCATTTATAGCTGGCCATTGTTGGTTTTGCTTAATTGACAAATCTATGAAACATCCTAAGTTCCATAGGCATGCCGtagtattttgattttgtagatttgtctaaataattaataaacttaCAAGGTCAACAACCTCGTAGTGGTTTCTTTACGTCTCTCGGGGGATGGATTGACTTTTCTgttaacaaattttattttgttggcgGAAGAGGCCGGCGGGGGAAAGGGTCGGATGAGTTGACTTGGAatggaaatttattttattcttttattagaTGATAGGAGGTATTCTTGGATCAAATTTCTTCACCAGGACCTTAAGAGCGTATGTACTTTCATGATATCGATACGGCGTATTTTTAGAagatttgaataaatttttcaaaatgtttatatatatatatatatatatataaatttcaaccttaattttttttttaaaaaggaacaaACCTCTTTGATTAGCAAGCAGATAATCATCCCTTGGATCATTTTGAGGTGCGTAGTCCTATCTATTTGCTATACACATATATGATGAAAACTATTTAGGATTTTTCATTTGACAACTCCAAGTCTTTGAGTTGAATCAATAATTAAGCTATAGTCTTTTTAATCAAGTAGTTCTTACTATAATTgctcttaatttcttttaatttaatcttaattaagGTCTTGttagtttttacattttaaaagtgttttttaaaaaattaattttttttaaattaatttttttgatgtttttaaattattttaatgcattaacatcaaaaataatttttaaaaaattaaaaaatattttaatatatttttaaataaaaaatattttaaaaatcatctacTATTATATTATCGAACGCCCTTCCACGCTAGCACAAGGTCAGTATGTTTGGACACCTTAGCCTTACAATTTATCAAGTCCTTGTTTGGCTAGTTTTTTCAGCTTCTTCTACCGAATAGCTTGCACGCTACCCAAAGGTGTGTATTTTCAAAGTTGCATACGGATCGCCTGCATGGAAGAAGACATGACTTCCAAAAATTAACCCTTTCCAAGTCTTTTGGTCCGGTTTTTTAATCTAACTCTTTTAAATCCATATATATaccaataaaatcatatttttatttcatattatatatgtatatgtatatgtatatccATAGATATACGACTGAgatttaagatattttcataaatataattaattagataaagaTATACCATGAGAAACAAAAAATGAGACTCAAATGAGTTAAAAATGATCTTTTTTTCCCTTACCATTTAAACTACTTTCTTGAAGAtctcaacacacacacacacatataaattaACCTAACCCCTTGGAGGCAACTTATACTTTACACGGCATATCATGCTGCTGCTCTTAGCTCAAGCCAGGCACAGCTAACTGTAAGATAGCacaaatatgaaatatataCCTTCGAAAGTACTGGGGCAAAGTAATTACTCTCCTAAGTTGGCAATAAGGAAAAATTAGCTACAGTCAAATCACCTGTAAGGCTATGATGCCCCAGAAACCACCTCATTTTTCTGAACAAGAAATATTAATTGAGATATTGTGGTATCATGTTGGAGATACGGTccaacattaaaacaaaatcaaacgaTCCCCCTTGATTAATATTAGGCTCGCTTTCAAATCTTAGCAAATGACATATTGGAATAGATTGCATGACTACTGATATATTGGAAAAAGAttacaattaatattatattttgggTTTTCATATTAGGTATCCTTTAATTAACTTCTTTTGGACAAATCAGGACGGATTATCTttggttaaaaaagaaaaaaacagcagTGACAAAAGCATAACATGCGCGCAGCAAGATACACAGGATCTATGCAAAGACCAGGCTATttaaatgtaagaaaaaaacccCCCGAAAACGTGAGTGTTTGTCATTCTCCAGCATCATCAGTCAAATCCATACTGCTTAACCAATAGATTAGTATTGGCAGCGGAGACAAGTTAGGCAAAAGGCAAATACGCAAAGTATAAAATTTACAAAGATGACAGTTAGACTTTTAATGCTTGATTACTGCTAGCAATAGCCCTTCGGTAATCATAACTGataacaacaatattttttacaaattaatgcGTTAGGTCGTTTGTGTATAATGTTTCGCATTTAGTATTGTGTGGActatatgaaatgataaaaatatcttgatatttgaGGAAAAGTAGTCAATTTGAAAAGATATGGcttttgttttactttgttGCCGGTTGGATCAGGAATCTAAACCCTTTATTTTGGTATACCGGTATTGATCTGTATAGGAATCATAAATGCATTTAAGCTTGGTttgcttaaattttgatttcgTGTGGTTTTGTATTACTTGCTTTATTAGTAGGGTCTtatgttttcttatattttttttcttataattaggTTGATATCTAGGCTATAACCTATGTAGCTAAAGCTTTTCaaacattgataaaattttctctttttattatatatttatccttgattttacaagaaaaaaaagttcgGTTGTGTATAATCTACCATCTTGCTATAATGATATTTCATTTTGGTACTTTGGtgaaaactaataaaactatcgatgattaaagaaattgatttcactcactatttataattattgtCTTGCTACTTTGGGTTATCTAAGTTGAGAAACAACATCATATGAATTATGAGGTGTAGCTCTGAAAAATTCCTAAGATACCTTGACTGTTCTTGTCTACTTCCAAAACGATCAAGGCGTCGGTTTTATAACAATCATGAAAATCTCCATGCTCGATCGTGTACCACAACAGCATAAAGGATAATAGTTATAAAATCTACCTTGGTGTAGCCGGTTATACTTCGactcaaaacatgatttaaattcaattttatttttaatttataaattactctgttgattgatgagttaattCACTGAATCTACAATATGTTTCTTGAACTACATTGCTTGACATGATAAtttatggaatttttttatagcGTTTATCGAGGAGTTGATCCGTCAAACAAACGTGTAACATGCATTTTGAACCAAGTTGCCCCGGTGCCACATGATaacttttgaaaatcttttcttACGGCGTTAATTTCTTGTCACTGTATAACCTAACCTAAGGAACAAAACAAGTTATAGCTTGGCGTATAACTTGGAGAAATCCAAGAAACCACTTATACATAAGAAATAATGACCGTAACTCAGTTGCGAAAGATTTGGTCGGTGATTGCTACTCTAAGGCAGATcgtaaatacattaaaaaaattatatttgtgttgAGAACGTCGGTTGTTAATAACCGTCCGAACTAGTGGTTGTAATTTGCAAATTGGTTTAGTTTTAATCTACGTATAATGACAATATATGTGGttggctaaaaattaattatattaattcattttGGTTGATAGTtatattctcaatttttttttaaaaaataattttctattttttattgaaaaatattttaatacatattattattattattgttaaatataactaaaatgatcaatattttattgtaaaGTGAATTACTATAACCTATGAGTGTTTTTACTGTGTATTGCATGAGTAAATTACTATAGACTGTAAATAATTTTACTGTGGATCAACATTTGTATATGTACCTGTAGTTTGGCAACATGTATTTTTAGTAAACCAAATCCTTTTTATAAGTGCAGCctttaaatatctaaaaatacatataattgTATCCATTTATTGCTGTCATGAATACATTGACTAACAATATACATATAAGTTAAATATGGTTTTGTGTGGGCTAAGTACATAAATCTCATAACAAGTCTTTGATATTTTCCCTTATCAACTAGTATCTAATTGGACTATATATATAACTTCGTAACTTCATAACTTCTTCTAATCGGTGTATCAACTAGTTAACTTACAGATGTATTTGTCTCTTATAATAgatttaagatatatttttaagacaaAGATTTCCTTATGAGATCTA
This Populus alba chromosome 7, ASM523922v2, whole genome shotgun sequence DNA region includes the following protein-coding sequences:
- the LOC118045583 gene encoding cytokinin dehydrogenase 3 translates to MAKSPSTPIHLIVVLLVTYFVCTMGKSNALTCPLPPELAAKLHVDPAAIDSASTDYGNIVHSKPAAVLYPSSIEDIQRLVKSSYNCPIPFGISVRGNGHSVDGQDMARDGVVVDMKSLRENKTGIKIRVSKNHLFADVGGEQLWIDVLHTTAAQGLSPVSWTDFLYLSVGGTLSNAGISGQTFLHGPQISNVYELDVITGKGELVTCSKRNNSDLFDSVLGGLGQFGIITRARIALRPAPTKVRWSRAFYSNFSDFIRDQERIVRGGQRDVANYLEGLLMFDNGTPTEWITSFFHPTQLPQIMSLVKTYGILYCLELTKYHFIEDIESEIDQDLQQVFKDFAHVPGFIDAKFVSYQEFLTRVPNVENESQTHPWQNLFIPQSRISDFNVGVLRDIVLKRNITTGPVLFYPLNRHKWDAELSAVIPDEDIFYTASFLHTSGIDNWQVYDDQNKAVIKFCEEAGIKIVKYLADYTTIEEWIKHFGSKWTTFRERKAQYDPKNILSPGQKIFNGV